DNA from Halorarum salinum:
CCGTCGCGGGCGTCGTCAGGGAGCTGTTGTAGCCGTGGCCCCGCTCGGCGACCGACTACGGCTGGACGCGCCCGAGTTCTACACCGCGTTCGCCGGCCTGTACGACGTCCTGGCGCGCCACGGCCCGGGCGTGGGTCGGCTCCGCGACGCCATGGTCGACGCGCTCGCGCCCGACCCCTGCGACACGGTCGTCGAACTCGGCTGCGGGACGGGGGCGAACCACGGCCGCGTCCGGGACCGCGTCGGCCCCGCGGGCCGCTACGTCGGCGTCGACTTCTCGCCGGGCGTGCTCGCGGTCGCGCGGGAGCGGGACCCCCAGGGGTCGTTCGTCCGCGCCGACGCGACGCGCCCGCCGGTCCGGCCCGGCGGCGCCGACGCCTGCTGTGCGGCGTTCGTCTCCGGGATGCTCCCCGACCCGGCCGCCGCGGTCCGGACCTGGGCCGACCTGGTCGGCCCCGGCGGCAGGCTGGCGTTGCTGGACCTCGCACGCACGACGCGTCCGGGTTGGCGGGCGCTCAATCCCGGGTTCCGGCTGTTCGTCCGGGCGGGGTCGCCGCCCGGGACGGCCGCGGCGCTGCGGCGGAGTCCGACCGCCGTACTGGACCGCCGCGTCGCCGCCGCACACCGGGAACTTCGGGAGGGCTGTACCGACGTGACCGCGGGGACGCTCGCCGGCGGGTTCGCCCGAGTGAGCGCGGGGACCGTACGGTAGCCGTCCCCCCTCGGCCGGCGGCGCCCGTCCGGGGCCGCTACCCCCGCGTCGCGCGCGCCTCCCGCACCTCCGCGCCGTCCCGGACCAGGTCCTCGCAGTTGGGACACACGCGCGGCCCTCGCGCCTCGTCCGGGGCGAACACCCGGACGTAGCGCTCCGAGACGAGCGACCCACAGTTGTTGCACTCGCGCATGACGGGCGACCGTTCCGGTTCGGGGATAATAAATTTCGCGGCCACATATCGGAAATATGTTCCGAGAGCGCGGGTCCACGGTCGGGTCCACGGGCCGAGTCCACGGGCGCGGCGCGATCGGCGGAACCGGCCGCCCGCGTTACCACGGGGGCAGCAGACGCTCCACGAGTCCGCGCCCCGACGGACGCTCGGCCAGCAGGACCGAGCAGTCCACCTCGCCGATGACGTCGCAGTGGAGCGACTCGTGGACGAGCCGGGAGAGGAGCCCGCGTTCGGACGCTCCCATCAACAGCAGGGTGTGGCCGGCCGTCTCGCGGGCGATGGCCCCCTCCACGTCCCCGGAGCCGTCGACCACGAGCGCGGAGTCCTCCAGGCCGTGCTCGGCGGCCCACTCCGCGAGGAACCGCTCGCCCGCGTCGACCTCGTCCGGGTCGTCGACGACGTGCAGGAGCGTGACCTCGGCGCCCACGGCGTCCCGGAGCGCGACGGCGACCTCCGCACTGAGGTCCGAGTGGTTGCTGCCGTTGGTGGGCAGCAGGATCCGGGAGGCGTCCAGTCCCTGGTCGCCGAAGACGAGCAGGTCGCAGGGGAGCTTTCCGGCGAGCTCCTCGAGCGGGTTGTCGTGCTGTGCGGCGCCCCACAGCTGGTCGGCGCCCCACCCGAGCAACACGAGGTCAGTGTCCGTGCGCTCCGCGATCCGGAACACGGACTCGAACGAGCGGTGTGAGACGACCGTCGAGGTCTCGCAGGCGACGCCGTACCCGCTCACGTTCTCCCGGACGTCGGCCAGTAGCCGTTCGGACTCGTCGACGATGCGCTGGCTCTGCCGGGTGCCGTACCCGTGTGAGGCGCGTTCGGGCACCTGCACGATGTGGACGACGTGGATCGTGGCGTCCTCCGTCCTGCTCGCGAGCCAGGCGGCGAGCTGGACGACCCGCGACTCCGTTCGCGGGTTCGCGATGGGCACCAGCACCCGGTACCCGCCGTCCGAGCCCGCCGTCCCCTCGCCGGTGTCGACCAGCGGAACGTACGACCGGCCGGCCAGCCCGCCGAGCAGCCACTCCCGGACGGAGAGCTGGCGCGCCGCCCCCTCGAACCGGGCCGACGCGAGGCGGTGTTCGGTCGTCTGGAAGTAGTTGACGACGGTGACGAGGACGACCCCGCCGATGGTGTTGCCGAGCAGGACCGGTAGGACGAACTCGACGAACCCGACGAGGATGGCGAGATCGCCGCGAAGGACCAGGTACACCATCTCGGTGATGGAGACGACCGAGTGGAACAGCCCGCCGAGCGGGATGGCGAGGAAGGCGAGGTAGACGACCACGAGCCGGGAGATGGTGTCCTGGGCCGCGTACTCGACCCAGACGACCCCGGCCACGATCAGCCCGGCGAAAGCCCCTCTGGAGAACAGCACCCACCATCCGGTGTCGACCCCGTGCTGTCCCACCTCCGCCGCGACCGTCGCCGCCTCGGGCGTGAGCACCCCGCCGAAGACGAGCGCGGTCGCCCCGAGGGCGCCGCCGGTCGCGTTCCCGGCCAGCACCACCGTCCAGTTGCGCAGCAGGGCCGGGACGCTGGCGAGCCGTTCGAGGGTGATCGCGACGGGTGGGAGCGTGTTCTCGGTGTACAGCTGGTAGCCGCCGATGATGATGTAGATGAACCCGAGCGGGTACAGCATGGCGCTCACCACCGGATTCCCGTCCGTCGTCGCCGACATCGAGACGTACAGCATGAACGTGATGGTGATCGCGAAGCCGCCCGCGAGCCCGCTGAAGAACAGCTCACGGCTGCCCGAGGTGATCTCCTCGTCGGCCGCCGCGATGATGCGCTGGAACACCTCGTCCGAGGAGAAGCGATCGCGGACGACCCGGCCGGCGGCGGGCGCGCCGCTCCGCGACCGTTCGACCGCCTCCCGGACCGCCTCCTCGTTCTCGGACCGATCGGGGTCGACCATCAGCGGGACCGACTCACCACGCGGACAAAACGTTTGGTTCGGTCGGCGGGTGCTTCCCCGCCGTTCCCGAACCCGGTTCCGGCGCCCACACCCGCGGGAGACGGCGACGGGTCGACGGGGCGAGCGCGGGAGCGACGCGGCTTTTTGTCCGTGGAGTCCCTACGTCCGGGACCCACCAATGAGCGACGCCACGAACATGCTCGTCGACGGGGAGTGGCGCACCGACGTCCGGCGCGACACGGGCGAGTCCGGCGAGTTCGAGCGGAGCGAGACGAGCTTCCGGAACTGGATCGACGGCGCGGTCCCCGAGGCGGGCGCCGACCCGGTCGAGAGCCCCGAGTTCCCGCCCGAGCCGGGGCGCTACCACGTGTACATCAACCGCGCGTGTCCGTGGGCCCACCGCGTCGCCATGACGCGCGCCCTGAAGGGCCTCGAGGACGTCGTCTCCCTCTCGCTGACTCGACCCGAACGCCACGACGACGGCTGGGAGTTCTCCGAGGAGCAGCTGGATCCGCTGTACGGGGAGGACTACCTCCGGGACGTCTACACGAGGGCCGACCCGGAGTACACTGGCCGCGTGACGGTTCCGGTGCTCTGGGACGCGGAGCGCGAGACCGTCGTGAACAACGAGAGCGAGGAGATCATGCGGATGCTCGACACCGCCCTCCACGACCTCGGCAACGGCGTGGACCTCTACCCCGAGACCCATCGCGAGCGGGTGGACGACCTCATCGCGGACGTCTACCCGCGGATCAACGACGGGGTGTACCGCGCCGGCTTCGCCGGGACCCAGGAGGCGTACGACGAGGCGGTCGACGAACTGTTCGAGGCGCTCGACGAGTACGAGGAGCACCTGAAGACCCGGCGCTACCTCGCGGGCGACGTGCTCACAGAGGCCGACGTCGCCATGTTCGCCACGCTGGTCCGCTTCGACCACGTCTACCACACGCACTTCCGGTGTAACCGCCGGGCGATCCACGAGTACCCGAACCTCTGGGGGTACGTGCGGGACCTCTACCGGACGCCGGGCGTGGCGGGGACCGTGAACCTGGATCACATCACGCGCCACTACTACAAGTCACACGGGAGCCTGAACCCGAAACGCATCGTTCCGACCGGGCCCGACGTCGACTTCTCGGCGCCCCACGACCGCGACGGCAAGCCCGGCGGGCCGCCGGCGGAACTGGTCGAGGACGCCGCCGCCGACTGACCGGCGAGGCGGAGCCGCTCGCGTTCACGGCCAACGGTCGCCGCCATCGTTCGCCGCCGAGGCTAGCGTTATACCGCTCCGCCCGAACCACGAGCCATGCCATCGCCCACCGCCCGCGTCCGCGCCTGCGACCGCTCCCGCATCCGCGTGATGTTCGACCTGGCCGACGAGGCCGAGCGCGCGGGGCGGGACCCCGTCCGACTGGAGGTCGGCGAACCCGACCTCGACACCCCCGAACACGTCATCGAGGCCGCCGTCGCCGCCCTCCGCGGCGGGGAGACCCACTACACCTCGAACGCGGGGCTCCCGGAACTCCGGGCGGCCATCGCGGACGCCCTCGACGCGGAGTACGGCGTCCGACAGGAGCCCGACGAGGTGGTCGTCACGACGGGCGGGATGGAGGCGCTCCACCTCGCCGTGCTGGCGACCGTCGGGCAGGGCGAGGAGCTGTTGATACCCACCCCGGCGTGGCCCAACTACTGGACGCAGGCCCGGCTGGCCGACGCGACGCCGGTCGAGGTCCCGATGCCCGCGCCCGAGTACGACCTCGACGCCGAGCGCGTCGTCGACCGGATGGGTCCCGACACCGCCGCAGTCGTGCTCTGCTCGCCCTCGAACCCGACCGGCCGGGTGGCCGACCCCGACGAGGTGCGGGCGGTCGTCGACGCGGCGGCCGAGCACGACGCGTACGTCCTCGCGGACGAGGTGTACGGCGCGCTCACCTACGACAGCGACCCGGAGGGGATCGCGTCGATGGCGGGCAACCCCGAGCACGTGCTCACGGTCGGCTCCTGCTCGAAGGCGTTCGCGATGACCGGCTGGCGGGTCGGCTGGCTCGCGGGCGCCGCCGACGTGGTGGACGAGGCGACGAAGGTTCGCGAGTCGACGACCTGCTGTGCGCCGACGATGGCCCAGCACGCCGCGCTCGCGGCGCTCACGGGTCCCCGCGACCCGGTCGACCGCATGTACGAGGCGTTCCGCGAGCGGCGCGACTACGTCGCCGACCGCCTCGCGGACATGGACGGCGTCACCGCGCCGCGCCCCGAGGGGGCGTTCTACGCGTTCCTCGACCCGGAGACCGACGAGGCGAGCCTCCCGCTAGCGAAGCGCCTGCTGGAGGAGGGCGACGTGGTGCTCGCGCCCGGCGACGGCTTCGGCGAGGCCGGCAGGGGACAGCTCCGGCTCTCGTTCGCGAACTCGCTGGAACGGCTGGAACTCGGGCTGGATCGGATCGAGGCGACGATTTAGGCGCGTGCTATCGGGTTGGAGAAGCGCTCGAAAGTCGGTGAGTCGTCGTACCGGGGAGAGATGCTGCGGGTCCCGCGTTCGGAGTCGTCCTGAAACGACTGCTAGCTACGGGTCAAGCGGATGCCGAAGCGGCAATCATCCTCCCCGGAAGCCGTCGAAAACGGCGTGTCGAACGCGGAGAGGTACTTTGGAACCGCTCACGGCTGGCCATGGAGAACGCAGCAGACGACTACTGAGGAGGGTCACGTCCCGCGTGTGAGTGGTAGTGACGGGGCAGGCGAAACGGCGATCCACGAGGGGGAGATCTCTCTTTGCAGCGGATGAGCGGTTCGCAGCGTCTGCACGGAAGCCACTCCCTGCAGTCGTGCCACTCGATGGCTATCTTACTTTTAAGCCAGTAGCTGAATCCGCGGCTGCGAAACCGGAGAGTGGAAACATGACGACACCAACGAAGGACCGGGAGGAGGAATCAGCGGATCGAACGAGCGACGACTGGCCCGGCGTCGGGCGGCGCCCGCTGCTGACCGCGCTCAGTGCTGGCGCCGCTCTCTCCGTGGGCAGTGGCGTCGCAACTGCCGGCGGCGACGAGGCCGACGACGACCGGGTCGACCAGGCGGAGGGCTTCGAGGCCGAAGTGGTCGCGCCCCATGCGACCTTCCCCGACGACGTGGCTGCGGCGTTCGGCGTCGGCTACGAGGACGGCGCCGAAGACTCGGCAATCCTTCACGATGCGTCGACCGTCATCGTCGTCAGGGCACGGCTTGAGCCTGGAGGGACGAGTGGCTGGCACATCGAGCGGGGACCCGCCATCGTCAGCGTCGTCGAAGGTGAAGCCGACGTCACCTTCGCCGGGGAAGACGGGTGTGTCACCCGCACCTATGCGGCGGGCGAGGCGTTCGTCGCTACCGGGAACCACGCCGACCTCGTGGAGAACGCGAGCGACGCCGAGCCGGCGATGGCCTACATCATCGTCCTCGGCGTGCCCGACGGCGAGCCGCCGTCGGCCTCCGTCGACCCGCCGGACTGCTGAGAACCCGGCCGCGACGCGCCGTGACGGAGCGGAGATCCGCCCCCGAGCCGGGGTGGGTCTCCGTGACGACGCACGGAGCGGTGCGAGAACCCGCACAGCAACCGTCCAACTGGTTCAGTGGGCCGGGCTGGCGCCGGGTTTCGTGTTCACGACAGTCGGATGCCACGTGAGGTTCACGACGAGCACGTGCCGCGTATTCGGCACGGCTCGATGAACGCTACGGGAAAACGAGGGACCTTCGGCGGTCAATTCGCAGTCCTACCGAGCGTTCGGGCGTACTCGCTCTCGACGGCGGCCGAACGCCGAACCGGACTTCTACCCCTCGTCGACACGGGCCGATCCTCCGCGGTCGCCACCGCGGAACTATGTCCGTCCGGTTCCTTCCCTCCTCCATGTCCGGGGGCGTTTCCGACCGCCTCGCGTCCGCGTCCCGTCGGCTGGAGCCGCCGCCGCGCGTCGTGGACTGGCTGCTCGCGGCGACCGTCGCGTTCCAGGTCGTCTCGGGGCTGTACTCGTTCACCGTCGGCTCGCCGGGCGGCGAGTGGGTGTTCTGGCTCCACTCCGCCGTCGGGCTGACGCTCGTCGGCCTGCTCGTGTACAAACTGCGGCGGGTCAGGCGGCGGGTGACGACCCCGTCGGCCTGGGACGGCGCGACCCCCTTCTCGGTGCTCCAGGCGGCCGTCGCCGTCGCCGCGCTGGCGACGGGGGTCTTCTGGGTCGTGGGCGGCAACGTCCCCGTCCTGGGCTGGACGACGCTGAACCTCCACGTCGGACTCGGCCTCGTGCTCGTCCCGCTCGTTCTGGTCCACCTCGGCGCGCGCTACCACTCGCCCCGCCGGGTCGACCCGGACCGGCGGGCCGCGCTCCGGACCGGCGCGCTGCTCGTCGGCGGCGCGCTGGCCTGGCAGGCGAGCGCGGCGGCCGACCGCCTGCTCGGCGGCGCGACGCGGCGCTTCACCGGGTCGAAGCCGACGGGGGACCTCGCGGACGCGGAGACCGAGGGTGGCGCCTTCCCCGTCACCTCCTGGGTCGCGGACGATCCGGACCCGGTGGACCGCGGGTCCTGGACGCTCCGGGTCGGAGGGCTGGTCGAGGCGCCGCTGGAACTCGGCTACGACGAGGTGGACCCGGGGGCGACCGACGCAGACGGCGACGGGGGCGAACCGGCGGCCGCCGGCGGCGCGGCGGAACTCGAGGCCCTGCTCGACTGCACCAGCGGCTGGTACACCGTCCAGGAGTGGGGCGGCGTCCGCGTCGGCGACCTGCTGCACTCCGCCGGCGCTTCCGAGGGGGCGCGCTACGTCCGGTTCGTCTCGGTGACGGGCTACCGCTGGTCGATCCCGATCGAGGAGGCCCGTGACGTCCTGCTGGCGACCCGGGTCGGGGGCCGGCGACTGAGCCACGGCCACGGCGCGCCGGCGCGGCTGGTCGCGCCCGGCCGGCGGGGCTTCCAGTGGGTGAAGTGGGTCGAACGGGTGGAGGTGCGGCGGCGCGCCGACCCGGCACAGTGGATCGTGACCCTGATCTCGTGGCTCGACTAGTCGGCCACCGAGACGAGGTGGCCGGTTCCGCCGTCGCCGAACAGGTCGGCCACGCACCGGGGATAGAACGGTTCGGGCGAGTCCACCAGGTCGTCGAGCGAGCGCCAGGCGGCCCCGTACTCGAACGACCCGTCGTCCTCGACGCCGTGGAAGGCGTCGCGGTCGTACGGCGACGCGTCGGCGAATCGGGCCTCCCTGACGACCGCGAGGTCGTGGCCCGCCTCGCCGTCCCAGCGGTAGAGGTTCTCCACCGTCCCGAGGACCGGCCCCGCCTCGACCGCGACGTCGAGTTCCTCCCGGAACTCCCGTTCGAGCGCCTCGTCGCTGGTCTCGCCGAACTCGATGCCGCCGCCGACGAACCGGCGGGCGGTGCCCGGTTCGGCCGGGGTCGGGAGGGTCTGGACGAGGTACTCGTCGGTGTCGGGGCGGCGGAGGGCGCCGAGGACGGTCGCTCTGACCGAGGACATGGACCGGAGGGACCCGCGAGTTCCGTAAATCGGTGTCGGTTCCCCGTCGTAACGCGGTCGAGCCTGGCACGCTCGGGGGCGTTTTCGGGGTTACGTCGAGGGATCAGCCGACCGGCGCGTGGGACGCGAGCGCCCTCGTGGCGCGAGCACGACGCGCGCGAGGGACGAGCACCACAGCGGAGTGAGCGAAGCGAACGAAGCGAGGAGCGCAGGAGGCTGGGGAGGGTGAGGAGCGGTCGGGTGGGACTGAAAGGGACCGCGGGGCTCGGGGAAGGCGCGGACCGACAAGCACCGCAACGACTGAGCGAAGCGAAGGAGCGAGGAGCGCAGCGGCCGCACCGACCCGAGCCCCGCGGGGGCTTTCGGGAACAGCTCCACGACGACCGAACCAACGTCGAAGCAGACAGCTGCGAAGGTTATCGGGCACTCCGCACGACAACCGGCTCTACTGCCAAAAGCAGCCGACCGTTTTCCCACAAACGACGACGCGACAGCGCCCCCTACGTTCCCCCCTTCCCGTCGCGCTTCCCCAAATCGCCCTCCCGGATCGCCCGCTCCGCGTCCCGAAGCGCGGCCTCGCGGTCGAACTCCTCGACGACCCGCTCCAGTCCCTCACGCGGAGCATCCCGAAGCTCTCGGGCGTGCTCGGCCACGTTCGGCACCGCGCGAACGATGTTGTCGATCACCGGGACGGCGGCCATTCGCGGCGAGCGCGACATCGGGTTCAGGTCGATCACGATCTCCGTCTTGCCGAGTTCCCCGAGCGCCTCCGCGCGATCGCCGTCCTCCAGGGGAACGAGCACCACGTCCGCGGCGCCGATGCCGTCGGCGTCGACCTTCGCCCGCTCGTGGCTCAGGCCCGGGATGCGGCCGTCCGCCGCGAGCCCCTTCACCTCGTCGGCGCCGTGCTCGCGGAGGTGCTCCGCGATCGCCTCCATCCGCTCCTCGGTGCGGTTGAACAGGTTCACCTCGAGGTCGGCGCCCGTCGCGTCCGCGAGGCTGACGATCCCCCCGGGGACGAGCGCGGCGACGTTGCCGTTCACCGAGAGGACGGGGTGGTCGGCGAGCAGGAGGTGGGCGGCGGCGGCGCGGGCGGCCGCGTCGGCGCTCGGGAGTGTCTCCTCGCCGAGGAGGTAGTCGAACGCCTCGCCGCGACCCTCCGCGATCAGCCCCTGGGTCGAGGTGATCCCCTTCTCGACCCCCTCCTCGATGCGGTGGCGCGTCAGCAGCGACTGGTAGCGCGGGTGGTCCCGCGGGAGCTCCGACTCGTGAGCGACCTCGGGCGGGGCGCTCGCCGTCCCCTCGCCGGTCGTCTCGTCCTCGGTCATACCCGCCGCTCGGGACCGCGGCGTGAAAACTCACTCCGTTTCGGTCGGGTGCGGACTCACTCCGTTTCGACCGGGCGCAACGACGCCCCGGTCGGGTGGACCGCACAGGCCGTCGCGTCGTAGCCCGCGTCCGAGAGCCCGGTGCCGAGCGCGAACGCGGTCCGGCCGAGCATCGCCATCGAGGCCGGCGACCCCTCGGCCTCCGCGGCCTCGATCGCCTCCGCGACTTCGGGCACCAGCAGCCCCGCGTCGTCGGCGAACTCGCGGGCCGCCGCGAGCAGTTCGGGGAGCGACGGGGTCCGCCGGAGCCGCGTCAGCGCCGCCTCGCCCGCCGCCCGCACCGGATCGAGATCGCCGCCCAGCACCTCGGCGGTCGAGAGCTCCCCGAACGTGACGTACTCCACGCGCGGGCGGGCCGGCAGGCCGTCGAACGCGCCGTGGCCCGGCGCGCCGGGTTCGAGCCGGATCGGCAGGCCGCCGCGGAACTGCGCGACGACGTCGCCGAGCCCCGTTCCGGCCGCGACCTCCGCGGCGTGGGCGACCCGGACCAGTTCGTTCTCCGAGCGCGCGAGGTCGAACGCGTCGTTCGCGGCGAGCGCGGTCCCCAGCGCGGCCCCGCCCGAGACGCCGAACCCGGCGCCCACGGGGAGGTCGGTCCGGATCTCGACGGCCGCGACGCGCGCGTCCGCGTCGCCGTCCGCGCCCGTCCCGGTGCCCCCGACGTGGGGTGCGAGCGCGTCCAGCACCCCCTCCACGGCGGCCACCTCGACCGCCTCGCCGTCGAGCAGGACCGTAGGGTCGTCGGCCCCGGCGGCCGGACGGACCGTCACCTCGACGCCGTCCGAGAGCGTCACTCCCGCCCCCCGGGAGCCCGCGACGGCGGGGTCGTCGTCGGGGTACGGGGCGAAGAACGCCGTCACGTGGCCGGGCGCGAACGCGGTCGCCTCGTCGGTCATCGTTCCCGAATCGGCCGGCCGGTAGGTATCGGTTGTGGAACCGGCGCGAGCCGGAGTACTTCAATATACTGGCAGAGGTTTACAATGGAAGAGGTCGAAAAGTGGGGTGCATGTCAGCAACAACTGCCGCGCTGTCGGCCGTCACAGTTGCAGCCACGCCGTTGCAGGCCGGGGGGGACCTGCTCTGGCTCGCAATCGTGTTCTTCGTGCTCGCGCTGCTCGCGGGGGTGGCCGGCTTCGGCGGCGTCGCCGGCATGAG
Protein-coding regions in this window:
- a CDS encoding glutathione S-transferase family protein is translated as MSDATNMLVDGEWRTDVRRDTGESGEFERSETSFRNWIDGAVPEAGADPVESPEFPPEPGRYHVYINRACPWAHRVAMTRALKGLEDVVSLSLTRPERHDDGWEFSEEQLDPLYGEDYLRDVYTRADPEYTGRVTVPVLWDAERETVVNNESEEIMRMLDTALHDLGNGVDLYPETHRERVDDLIADVYPRINDGVYRAGFAGTQEAYDEAVDELFEALDEYEEHLKTRRYLAGDVLTEADVAMFATLVRFDHVYHTHFRCNRRAIHEYPNLWGYVRDLYRTPGVAGTVNLDHITRHYYKSHGSLNPKRIVPTGPDVDFSAPHDRDGKPGGPPAELVEDAAAD
- a CDS encoding formate/nitrite transporter family protein, which translates into the protein MVDPDRSENEEAVREAVERSRSGAPAAGRVVRDRFSSDEVFQRIIAAADEEITSGSRELFFSGLAGGFAITITFMLYVSMSATTDGNPVVSAMLYPLGFIYIIIGGYQLYTENTLPPVAITLERLASVPALLRNWTVVLAGNATGGALGATALVFGGVLTPEAATVAAEVGQHGVDTGWWVLFSRGAFAGLIVAGVVWVEYAAQDTISRLVVVYLAFLAIPLGGLFHSVVSITEMVYLVLRGDLAILVGFVEFVLPVLLGNTIGGVVLVTVVNYFQTTEHRLASARFEGAARQLSVREWLLGGLAGRSYVPLVDTGEGTAGSDGGYRVLVPIANPRTESRVVQLAAWLASRTEDATIHVVHIVQVPERASHGYGTRQSQRIVDESERLLADVRENVSGYGVACETSTVVSHRSFESVFRIAERTDTDLVLLGWGADQLWGAAQHDNPLEELAGKLPCDLLVFGDQGLDASRILLPTNGSNHSDLSAEVAVALRDAVGAEVTLLHVVDDPDEVDAGERFLAEWAAEHGLEDSALVVDGSGDVEGAIARETAGHTLLLMGASERGLLSRLVHESLHCDVIGEVDCSVLLAERPSGRGLVERLLPPW
- a CDS encoding DUF7563 family protein yields the protein MRECNNCGSLVSERYVRVFAPDEARGPRVCPNCEDLVRDGAEVREARATRG
- a CDS encoding class I SAM-dependent methyltransferase codes for the protein MAPLGDRLRLDAPEFYTAFAGLYDVLARHGPGVGRLRDAMVDALAPDPCDTVVELGCGTGANHGRVRDRVGPAGRYVGVDFSPGVLAVARERDPQGSFVRADATRPPVRPGGADACCAAFVSGMLPDPAAAVRTWADLVGPGGRLALLDLARTTRPGWRALNPGFRLFVRAGSPPGTAAALRRSPTAVLDRRVAAAHRELREGCTDVTAGTLAGGFARVSAGTVR
- a CDS encoding pantoate kinase, translated to MTDEATAFAPGHVTAFFAPYPDDDPAVAGSRGAGVTLSDGVEVTVRPAAGADDPTVLLDGEAVEVAAVEGVLDALAPHVGGTGTGADGDADARVAAVEIRTDLPVGAGFGVSGGAALGTALAANDAFDLARSENELVRVAHAAEVAAGTGLGDVVAQFRGGLPIRLEPGAPGHGAFDGLPARPRVEYVTFGELSTAEVLGGDLDPVRAAGEAALTRLRRTPSLPELLAAAREFADDAGLLVPEVAEAIEAAEAEGSPASMAMLGRTAFALGTGLSDAGYDATACAVHPTGASLRPVETE
- a CDS encoding DUF1328 family protein — translated: MSATTAALSAVTVAATPLQAGGDLLWLAIVFFVLALLAGVAGFGGVAGMSMEIARILVFVFIVLAIITFLL
- a CDS encoding cupin domain-containing protein: MTTPTKDREEESADRTSDDWPGVGRRPLLTALSAGAALSVGSGVATAGGDEADDDRVDQAEGFEAEVVAPHATFPDDVAAAFGVGYEDGAEDSAILHDASTVIVVRARLEPGGTSGWHIERGPAIVSVVEGEADVTFAGEDGCVTRTYAAGEAFVATGNHADLVENASDAEPAMAYIIVLGVPDGEPPSASVDPPDC
- a CDS encoding 4-phosphopantoate--beta-alanine ligase, producing MTEDETTGEGTASAPPEVAHESELPRDHPRYQSLLTRHRIEEGVEKGITSTQGLIAEGRGEAFDYLLGEETLPSADAAARAAAAHLLLADHPVLSVNGNVAALVPGGIVSLADATGADLEVNLFNRTEERMEAIAEHLREHGADEVKGLAADGRIPGLSHERAKVDADGIGAADVVLVPLEDGDRAEALGELGKTEIVIDLNPMSRSPRMAAVPVIDNIVRAVPNVAEHARELRDAPREGLERVVEEFDREAALRDAERAIREGDLGKRDGKGGT
- a CDS encoding molybdopterin-dependent oxidoreductase, producing the protein MSGGVSDRLASASRRLEPPPRVVDWLLAATVAFQVVSGLYSFTVGSPGGEWVFWLHSAVGLTLVGLLVYKLRRVRRRVTTPSAWDGATPFSVLQAAVAVAALATGVFWVVGGNVPVLGWTTLNLHVGLGLVLVPLVLVHLGARYHSPRRVDPDRRAALRTGALLVGGALAWQASAAADRLLGGATRRFTGSKPTGDLADAETEGGAFPVTSWVADDPDPVDRGSWTLRVGGLVEAPLELGYDEVDPGATDADGDGGEPAAAGGAAELEALLDCTSGWYTVQEWGGVRVGDLLHSAGASEGARYVRFVSVTGYRWSIPIEEARDVLLATRVGGRRLSHGHGAPARLVAPGRRGFQWVKWVERVEVRRRADPAQWIVTLISWLD
- a CDS encoding pyridoxal phosphate-dependent aminotransferase, with amino-acid sequence MPSPTARVRACDRSRIRVMFDLADEAERAGRDPVRLEVGEPDLDTPEHVIEAAVAALRGGETHYTSNAGLPELRAAIADALDAEYGVRQEPDEVVVTTGGMEALHLAVLATVGQGEELLIPTPAWPNYWTQARLADATPVEVPMPAPEYDLDAERVVDRMGPDTAAVVLCSPSNPTGRVADPDEVRAVVDAAAEHDAYVLADEVYGALTYDSDPEGIASMAGNPEHVLTVGSCSKAFAMTGWRVGWLAGAADVVDEATKVRESTTCCAPTMAQHAALAALTGPRDPVDRMYEAFRERRDYVADRLADMDGVTAPRPEGAFYAFLDPETDEASLPLAKRLLEEGDVVLAPGDGFGEAGRGQLRLSFANSLERLELGLDRIEATI
- a CDS encoding NUDIX domain-containing protein; its protein translation is MSSVRATVLGALRRPDTDEYLVQTLPTPAEPGTARRFVGGGIEFGETSDEALEREFREELDVAVEAGPVLGTVENLYRWDGEAGHDLAVVREARFADASPYDRDAFHGVEDDGSFEYGAAWRSLDDLVDSPEPFYPRCVADLFGDGGTGHLVSVAD